From Mycolicibacterium cosmeticum, a single genomic window includes:
- a CDS encoding zinc-dependent metalloprotease: MADLPFGFSSGDDPERDKRKENPGPGSGSDPFGLGGAGFDMADLGQIFTKLGEMFSGAGNVMNTGQQAGPVNYDLARQLASSSIGFVAPVSEKTGTAIADAVHLAETWLDGVTALPAGTTKAVAWTPTDWIDNTLGTWKRLCDPVAEQISTVWASALPEEAKTMAGPLLAMMSQMGGMAFGSQLGQALGKLSKEVLTSTDIGLPLGPKGVAALLPEAVESLSEGLEQPRSEVLTFLAAREAAHHRLFSHVPWLSSQLLSAVEAFAKGMKIDMSGIEDLASGINPAALADPAAMEQLLNQGIFEPKATPEQVAALERLETLLALIEGWVQTVVTAALGDRIPGTAALSEMLRRRRATGGPAEQTFATLVGLELRPRKLREAAVLWEKLTDAVGADARDAVWQHPDLLPGADDLDEPAAFIDRAIGGDTSGIDQALAELEDDGEPGSDGPVDN; encoded by the coding sequence ATGGCTGACCTGCCCTTCGGCTTCTCCAGCGGGGACGACCCCGAGCGTGACAAGCGCAAAGAAAACCCCGGCCCGGGATCGGGCTCGGACCCGTTCGGGCTGGGCGGTGCGGGCTTCGATATGGCCGATCTGGGCCAGATCTTCACCAAGCTCGGCGAAATGTTCAGCGGCGCAGGCAATGTGATGAACACCGGCCAGCAGGCCGGTCCGGTCAACTACGACCTGGCCCGTCAGCTGGCGTCCAGCTCGATCGGATTCGTCGCCCCGGTCTCGGAGAAGACCGGCACCGCGATCGCCGACGCCGTGCACCTGGCCGAGACCTGGCTCGACGGGGTGACGGCGCTGCCGGCCGGCACCACCAAGGCGGTGGCGTGGACCCCCACCGACTGGATCGACAACACGCTGGGCACCTGGAAGCGGTTGTGTGACCCGGTCGCCGAGCAGATCTCCACGGTGTGGGCCTCGGCGCTGCCCGAGGAAGCCAAGACCATGGCCGGCCCGCTGCTGGCGATGATGTCGCAGATGGGCGGCATGGCCTTCGGCAGCCAGCTCGGCCAGGCGCTGGGCAAGCTGTCCAAGGAGGTGCTGACCTCCACCGACATCGGCCTGCCGTTGGGGCCCAAGGGCGTGGCGGCGCTGCTGCCCGAAGCCGTCGAGAGCCTGTCGGAAGGCCTGGAGCAGCCGCGCAGCGAGGTGCTGACCTTCCTGGCCGCCCGCGAGGCCGCCCACCACCGGCTGTTCAGCCACGTCCCGTGGCTGTCGAGCCAGTTGCTCAGCGCCGTCGAGGCGTTCGCCAAGGGCATGAAGATCGACATGAGCGGGATCGAGGATCTGGCCAGCGGTATCAACCCGGCCGCGCTGGCCGACCCGGCCGCCATGGAACAACTGCTGAACCAGGGCATCTTCGAACCGAAGGCCACCCCCGAACAGGTCGCCGCGCTGGAGCGGCTGGAAACCCTGCTCGCCCTCATCGAGGGCTGGGTGCAGACCGTGGTGACCGCCGCGCTGGGTGACCGGATCCCCGGTACCGCGGCGCTGTCGGAGATGCTGCGCCGGCGCCGGGCCACCGGCGGCCCGGCCGAGCAGACCTTCGCCACGCTGGTGGGCCTGGAGTTGCGGCCGCGCAAGCTGCGGGAGGCCGCGGTGCTGTGGGAGAAGCTGACCGATGCCGTCGGCGCCGACGCCCGCGACGCCGTCTGGCAGCATCCCGACCTCTTGCCCGGCGCGGACGACCTCGACGAGCCGGCCGCGTTCATCGACCGGGCCATCGGCGGCGACACCTCCGGCATCGACCAGGCGCTGGCCGAGCTCGAAGACGACGGGGAGCCCGGCTCCGACGGGCCTGTGGATAACTGA
- a CDS encoding cyclodehydratase, which translates to MRRYLLNPSMPVLLRPDDTVQVGWDPRRAVVVHPPAGIGAAALATLLRGMQAAVTRAELSERAARLGVPESALSDLLDALRQAGVLTAGRPAARTVTIRIHGRGPLSDLLTGALRCSGNRVTQSSRPHAVVSTDHADLVLLTDALVADPRVVRDLHAAALPHLPVRIRDGTGLVGPLVIPGVTSCLACADRHRRDRDAAWPAVAAQLRHTVGAADRATLMGTAALALNQVDRVVSAMRSGESDALDAPEPPMTLDTTLEFDVGSGSVLARRWSRHPGCPC; encoded by the coding sequence ATGAGGCGCTATCTGCTCAACCCGTCGATGCCGGTGCTGCTGCGCCCGGATGACACCGTGCAGGTGGGCTGGGATCCGCGCCGCGCCGTGGTGGTGCATCCCCCGGCCGGTATCGGCGCCGCTGCGCTGGCCACCCTGCTGCGCGGTATGCAGGCCGCGGTCACCAGGGCCGAACTGTCGGAGCGGGCCGCCAGGCTGGGAGTGCCGGAGTCCGCCCTGAGCGATCTGCTCGATGCGCTGCGCCAGGCGGGCGTGCTGACCGCCGGCCGCCCCGCGGCACGGACGGTGACCATCCGCATCCACGGTCGTGGGCCGCTGTCGGACCTGCTGACCGGTGCGCTGAGATGCTCGGGCAACCGCGTCACCCAGAGCAGCCGGCCGCATGCCGTCGTGAGCACCGATCACGCCGACCTGGTGCTGCTCACCGATGCCCTGGTCGCCGATCCGCGGGTGGTGCGCGATCTGCATGCGGCCGCGCTGCCGCACCTGCCGGTGCGGATCCGCGACGGTACGGGGCTGGTGGGACCGCTGGTGATCCCCGGTGTGACGTCGTGCCTGGCCTGCGCCGACCGGCACCGCCGGGACCGGGACGCCGCCTGGCCGGCGGTCGCCGCCCAGTTGCGGCACACCGTCGGCGCCGCCGATCGCGCCACCCTGATGGGCACGGCCGCGCTGGCGCTGAATCAGGTGGACCGGGTGGTCAGTGCCATGCGCTCCGGCGAGAGCGACGCACTGGACGCCCCGGAACCGCCGATGACGCTGGACACCACCCTGGAGTTCGACGTCGGCAGCGGCTCGGTGCTGGCGCGGCGCTGGTCCCGGCATCCGGGTTGTCCCTGCTGA
- a CDS encoding YlbL family protein, whose protein sequence is MNRRIMTLVVALVPIVAFGVLLSLVTVPYVSLGPGPTFNTLGEVDGKQVVDIKSTDGTGGSIVHPTSGHLNMTTVSQRDGLTLGEALALWMSGRDQLVPRDLVYPPDKSKDEIDKANTNEFKSSEDNAEYAALSFLKYPKAVTVESVTDPGPSAGKLQDGDAIDMVNNVAVPDMAAFQAIVKATKPGEQMVIDYRRKNQPAGTVTITLGSNPDRPHGFLGIGVLDAPWAPFDIEFNLANIGGPSAGLMFSLAVVDKLTTGDLNGGKFVAGTGTISADGAVGPIGGITHKMMAAQDAGATVFLVPADNCDEALTARDDRLQLVKVDTLTAAVDALHTISAGGEPPRC, encoded by the coding sequence GTGAACAGGCGGATTATGACGCTGGTGGTGGCGCTGGTGCCGATCGTGGCGTTCGGTGTGCTGCTGTCGTTGGTGACGGTCCCATACGTGTCGCTGGGCCCCGGGCCGACGTTCAACACCCTCGGTGAGGTGGACGGCAAGCAGGTCGTCGACATCAAGAGCACCGATGGCACCGGCGGCTCGATCGTCCACCCCACCTCGGGCCACCTGAACATGACCACGGTGTCCCAGCGCGACGGCCTGACCCTGGGCGAGGCCTTGGCGCTCTGGATGTCCGGACGCGACCAGCTGGTGCCGCGCGATCTGGTGTATCCGCCGGACAAGTCCAAGGACGAGATCGATAAGGCCAACACCAACGAGTTCAAGTCCTCGGAGGACAACGCCGAATACGCCGCGCTGTCCTTCCTGAAATACCCCAAGGCGGTGACCGTGGAGTCGGTGACCGACCCCGGCCCGTCGGCGGGCAAGCTGCAGGACGGCGACGCCATCGACATGGTCAACAACGTCGCGGTACCCGATATGGCGGCCTTCCAGGCGATCGTCAAGGCCACCAAGCCCGGCGAACAGATGGTCATCGACTACCGCCGGAAGAACCAGCCCGCCGGCACCGTCACCATCACACTGGGTTCCAATCCCGACCGCCCGCACGGGTTCCTCGGCATCGGGGTGCTGGACGCGCCGTGGGCGCCGTTCGACATCGAGTTCAACCTCGCCAATATCGGCGGCCCCTCGGCCGGGCTGATGTTCAGTCTCGCCGTCGTCGACAAGCTCACCACCGGCGACCTCAACGGTGGCAAGTTCGTCGCCGGCACCGGCACCATCAGCGCCGACGGCGCGGTCGGCCCGATCGGTGGCATCACGCACAAGATGATGGCCGCCCAGGACGCCGGTGCCACCGTGTTCCTGGTGCCCGCCGACAACTGCGACGAGGCGTTGACGGCCCGCGATGATCGGCTGCAGCTGGTCAAGGTGGACACCCTGACCGCTGCTGTGGACGCCCTGCACACCATTTCTGCCGGCGGCGAACCACCCCGATGCTGA
- a CDS encoding macrolide-binding ATPase MABP-1, which produces MDDGHVADIKRGSVARNAKLATLPVGFAGRAALGIGKRLTGKSKDEVTAELMDKAAQQLFTVLGELKGGAMKVGQALSVMEAAIPEQYGKPYREALTKLQREAPPLPAAKVHRVLDAQLGTKWRDRFASFDDTPVASASIGQVHKAIWSDGREVAVKIQYPGADEALRADLKTIQRLVGVFKQLAPGADVQGVVDELIQRTEMELDYRLEADNQRAFAKAYENDPHFAVPHIVASAPKVVIAEWMDGIPMSVIIREGTPEQRDLMGTRLTELTFGAPKRLEMMHGDAHPGNFMLLPDGRMGVIDFGAVAPLPGGFPVALGTTIRLARDKNYDEALPAMEAAGFIQKGQQVSAQEVDDMLRQYVQPIEVDVFHYNRRWLQKMAAGQMDNSVAQIKMARQLDLPAQLAIPLRVIASTIAICCQLDAHVPVKAIATELVPGFADDAAA; this is translated from the coding sequence GTGGATGATGGACACGTGGCTGATATCAAGCGTGGAAGCGTCGCGCGCAACGCCAAGCTCGCGACCCTGCCGGTCGGATTCGCCGGCCGGGCGGCGCTCGGGATCGGTAAGCGCCTGACCGGCAAGTCCAAGGACGAGGTCACCGCCGAGCTGATGGACAAGGCGGCCCAGCAGTTGTTCACCGTGCTCGGTGAGCTCAAGGGCGGCGCGATGAAGGTCGGCCAGGCGCTGTCGGTGATGGAAGCCGCCATCCCCGAGCAGTACGGCAAGCCCTACCGCGAGGCGCTGACCAAGCTGCAGCGCGAGGCGCCCCCGTTGCCGGCGGCCAAGGTGCACCGCGTCCTGGACGCGCAGCTGGGCACCAAGTGGCGGGACCGGTTCGCCTCGTTCGACGACACCCCGGTGGCCTCGGCCAGCATCGGGCAGGTGCACAAGGCGATCTGGTCCGACGGCCGCGAGGTTGCGGTCAAGATCCAGTACCCGGGCGCCGACGAGGCCCTGCGCGCCGACCTCAAGACCATCCAGCGGCTGGTCGGCGTGTTCAAGCAGTTGGCCCCCGGCGCCGACGTGCAGGGCGTGGTGGACGAGCTGATCCAGCGCACCGAGATGGAACTGGATTACCGGCTCGAGGCCGACAACCAGCGCGCCTTCGCCAAGGCCTACGAGAACGACCCGCATTTCGCGGTGCCGCACATCGTGGCCAGCGCGCCGAAGGTGGTGATCGCCGAATGGATGGACGGCATCCCGATGTCGGTGATCATCCGCGAGGGCACACCCGAGCAGCGCGACCTGATGGGCACCCGGCTGACCGAACTGACCTTCGGTGCGCCCAAGCGGCTGGAGATGATGCACGGCGACGCGCATCCCGGAAATTTCATGCTGCTGCCCGACGGCCGGATGGGCGTCATCGACTTCGGCGCGGTGGCACCGCTGCCGGGTGGTTTCCCGGTGGCGCTGGGCACCACGATCCGGCTGGCGCGGGACAAGAACTACGACGAGGCGCTGCCGGCCATGGAAGCGGCCGGTTTCATCCAGAAGGGCCAACAGGTCTCGGCCCAGGAGGTCGACGACATGCTGCGCCAGTACGTCCAGCCCATCGAGGTCGACGTCTTCCACTACAACCGTCGCTGGCTGCAGAAGATGGCCGCCGGTCAGATGGACAACTCGGTGGCCCAGATCAAGATGGCCCGCCAGCTCGACCTACCGGCGCAGCTGGCCATCCCGCTGCGGGTGATCGCGTCGACGATCGCCATCTGCTGTCAGCTCGACGCTCATGTTCCGGTGAAAGCGATTGCCACAGAACTGGTTCCGGGTTTCGCCGACGACGCGGCGGCCTGA